A region from the Mucilaginibacter sp. CSA2-8R genome encodes:
- a CDS encoding alpha-L-arabinofuranosidase C-terminal domain-containing protein, which produces MKKYLLLLLAGISFNSYAQKKASITVSNDSKDSISRHIYGQFAEHLGHGIYGGFWVDKSLPVQKQDRIRLDIVNALKRIKIPNLRWPGGCFADEYHWRDGIGLRTQRPRMINTNWGGVVEDNSFGTHEFLELCKLLNTEPYVSANVGSGTVEEMSKWVEYLNFDGASPLTALRKQNGHPGSYNVKFWGVGNESWGCGGNMTAEHYADEFRRYATYARDYPNAKLRKIACGPSDGDYDWTETMMKKVGTRMWGLSLHSYTIPTGHWNDKGPATGFGEKEYFNTIKNTLRMEEYVTKHSAIMDKYDPKKRVALVVDEWGVWTNVEPGTNPGFLYQQNSLRDALVAGTNLNIFNNHCDRVKMANLAQAINVLQSLILTDKEKMLLTPTYYIFDMYKVHQDAKYLPIQLNTPDYEFDGNKLPAVNVSASQDKAGKVHLTLVNLDSHNTVDVSTVFKDVKWSKVSGQVLTSGSTADVNTFTKPMNVVPKAFNGAKRDGDKLMVSLPAKSVVALELY; this is translated from the coding sequence TTGAAAAAATATTTACTTCTATTACTGGCTGGCATTAGCTTTAACAGCTATGCCCAAAAAAAAGCGAGCATTACTGTAAGTAACGACTCGAAAGACTCTATTAGCAGACACATCTATGGGCAGTTTGCCGAACATTTGGGCCACGGTATTTATGGTGGATTTTGGGTAGACAAAAGTTTGCCTGTGCAAAAGCAGGACCGCATCAGGCTGGATATTGTAAACGCCTTGAAACGCATTAAAATACCCAATTTACGCTGGCCGGGCGGTTGTTTTGCCGACGAATACCATTGGCGAGACGGCATTGGCTTGCGTACACAACGCCCTAGAATGATTAATACTAACTGGGGTGGGGTAGTAGAAGATAACAGCTTTGGCACCCACGAATTTTTAGAGTTATGCAAACTACTAAATACCGAGCCTTACGTATCTGCCAATGTTGGCAGCGGTACCGTTGAAGAGATGAGCAAGTGGGTAGAGTATTTAAACTTTGACGGTGCAAGTCCGCTTACGGCGTTGCGCAAGCAAAATGGTCATCCCGGATCGTATAATGTTAAATTTTGGGGTGTAGGTAATGAAAGCTGGGGTTGCGGTGGTAACATGACTGCCGAACATTATGCCGACGAGTTTCGCCGCTATGCCACCTACGCCCGTGATTACCCGAATGCCAAACTGCGTAAAATTGCTTGCGGACCAAGCGATGGTGATTACGACTGGACAGAAACGATGATGAAAAAGGTGGGAACCCGCATGTGGGGACTGTCTTTACATAGTTATACCATACCCACTGGGCACTGGAACGATAAAGGCCCTGCAACCGGATTTGGTGAGAAAGAATATTTTAACACCATCAAGAATACTCTACGTATGGAAGAGTACGTAACCAAGCACTCGGCTATTATGGATAAATACGATCCTAAAAAACGGGTGGCTTTAGTAGTGGATGAATGGGGCGTATGGACTAACGTTGAGCCAGGCACCAATCCAGGATTTTTATACCAGCAGAACAGCTTGCGCGATGCACTGGTAGCCGGCACTAACCTAAACATCTTTAATAACCACTGCGACCGGGTAAAAATGGCCAATTTGGCACAAGCAATCAATGTACTGCAGTCGCTTATTTTAACAGACAAAGAGAAAATGCTGTTGACCCCTACCTATTATATATTTGATATGTATAAGGTGCACCAAGATGCTAAGTACCTGCCCATACAGTTAAATACGCCGGATTACGAATTTGATGGTAATAAACTGCCAGCAGTAAATGTATCAGCTTCGCAGGATAAAGCCGGTAAAGTGCACCTTACATTGGTTAACCTGGATTCGCATAATACTGTAGATGTAAGCACCGTATTTAAGGATGTGAAATGGAGTAAAGTAAGCGGACAAGTACTTACCTCAGGCAGTACTGCAGATGTTAACACCTTTACTAAACCGATGAACGTAGTGCCTAAAGCCTTCAACGGCGCTAAGCGCGATGGTGATAAGCTAATGGTAAGTTTGCCTGCAAAATCGGTAGTAGCTTTAGAGTTATATTAA
- a CDS encoding outer membrane beta-barrel protein — MKFNLPLIAVILFALLSASTAKAQLLGNNERYAQYVSHVNVGLEGLYTMNPGHQIYTGGVGFSIKYQYDVTQNLGVTGGTGYYILPAKNQSGNPVQRADFKMIPLRVGAKAYFLPEAYFGGELGVAYVDPYVNPLKQSHFAKTLAPSIGYETNHLDVSFRYENVNHSGDYVSFITLRAAYIFNF; from the coding sequence ATGAAATTCAACTTACCTCTAATCGCCGTAATCCTTTTTGCACTTTTGAGTGCATCAACCGCTAAGGCTCAGCTATTAGGTAACAACGAGCGTTACGCGCAGTATGTATCACACGTTAACGTTGGTTTAGAAGGCCTCTACACCATGAACCCTGGACACCAGATTTATACTGGAGGAGTAGGCTTTTCTATCAAATACCAGTATGACGTTACTCAGAACTTAGGTGTAACCGGTGGTACTGGCTATTACATATTGCCTGCCAAAAATCAAAGTGGTAATCCTGTTCAGCGGGCTGACTTTAAAATGATCCCACTGCGTGTAGGAGCTAAAGCATACTTTTTGCCAGAGGCTTATTTTGGTGGTGAATTAGGTGTTGCCTATGTTGACCCGTATGTTAACCCTTTAAAACAATCACATTTTGCTAAAACCTTAGCACCCTCAATCGGTTACGAAACTAATCACCTGGATGTATCTTTCCGTTATGAAAACGTAAACCATAGTGGTGACTACGTTAGCTTTATCACTTTACGTGCAGCGTACATATTCAATTTCTAA
- a CDS encoding LacI family DNA-binding transcriptional regulator has protein sequence MSIPEKEITIYDIARELNISGATVSRALMDHPSVNINTKQKVQDAAKKMGYRSNQLASNLRKKKSNIIGIIVGNLNSSFMSNVIFGVEKVLSDAGYNLIISQSLDNVTKEIAIAQAMYNNRVDGLLVSLAYSTENAEHFESFVKRGIPLVYFDRAWPHPECPSVEIDNVKAAYEITNHLIKQGCKRIAHITAFKLSSVAADRFKGYRQALEKHHIPFDESLVIPTQLTLEAGVEAAHTLLAMADRPDGVFVINDACAVSCMQELKRNGIRIPQDIAFAGFNNDTESSIIEPNLTTVDYKGYDMGTTAAQILLGRLNNTNDKNSLTNKLIQPSEIVIRASSLHKA, from the coding sequence ATGAGCATTCCTGAAAAAGAAATCACGATTTATGACATTGCCAGAGAACTGAACATTTCTGGTGCAACGGTAAGCCGTGCCCTGATGGATCATCCTTCGGTAAATATCAACACCAAACAAAAGGTACAGGATGCTGCCAAAAAAATGGGGTATCGCTCTAACCAATTGGCGAGTAACTTGCGGAAAAAGAAAAGCAATATTATTGGTATCATCGTAGGTAACCTTAATAGCAGCTTTATGTCTAACGTAATTTTCGGGGTTGAAAAGGTGTTAAGCGACGCCGGTTATAACTTAATTATCAGCCAGTCGTTAGACAACGTTACCAAGGAAATTGCCATAGCACAAGCCATGTATAATAATCGGGTAGATGGTCTATTAGTATCATTAGCTTACAGCACCGAAAATGCCGAACATTTTGAAAGTTTTGTTAAACGTGGCATCCCTCTGGTTTATTTTGACCGTGCCTGGCCTCACCCTGAATGCCCAAGCGTTGAAATTGACAACGTTAAAGCTGCTTATGAAATAACCAACCATTTAATTAAACAGGGCTGTAAGCGCATTGCTCACATTACCGCTTTTAAACTAAGCAGTGTTGCCGCCGACAGGTTTAAAGGTTACCGGCAGGCACTTGAAAAACATCACATTCCGTTTGACGAAAGTTTGGTCATCCCTACCCAACTTACTCTGGAAGCCGGTGTTGAAGCCGCCCACACGTTATTAGCTATGGCCGACCGGCCAGACGGCGTATTTGTAATCAATGATGCTTGCGCCGTAAGCTGTATGCAAGAATTGAAGCGCAACGGCATACGTATACCGCAAGACATTGCCTTTGCTGGTTTTAATAATGATACTGAATCCAGCATTATCGAGCCCAATTTGACTACAGTAGATTACAAGGGTTACGACATGGGTACTACAGCCGCGCAAATACTGCTCGGCCGGCTAAACAACACCAACGACAAAAACAGCCTCACAAACAAACTCATTCAACCTTCAGAAATTGTGATCAGGGCATCCTCCTTACATAAAGCATAA
- a CDS encoding pyridoxal phosphate-dependent aminotransferase: protein MNALSDRINNLSESQTIKMAKLGRELAAKGVDVISLSFGEPDFHTPEHIKEAAKQALDENFTYYTPVAGYPDLRKAIVHKLKTENDLDYDANDIVVSTGAKQAIANAVLCLVNPGEEVIIPTPYWVSYSEVVKLAEGKSVFINTTVEQNFKITPEQLEAAITDQTKLFMFSSPSNPTGSLYSKEELAGLAKVFERYPQVYILSDEIYEHINYVDKHESIAQFASIKDRVIIINGFSKAYAMTGWRIGYTASNRELATAFDKMQGQITSGTCSIAQRAGITAYMGGLDSVLQMRAEFKKRRDLVYGLLQDVEGLKVNLPEGAFYFFPDVTAFFGKSFNGRTINDADALSLYLLEEGHVAVVGGDSFGDPKSIRISYAAAEDKLIEAVKRIKYALGQLQ from the coding sequence ATGAACGCACTGAGTGACAGAATAAATAATTTGTCTGAATCACAGACAATTAAAATGGCAAAATTAGGCCGCGAACTGGCCGCAAAAGGAGTTGATGTTATTAGCCTGAGCTTTGGCGAACCAGACTTTCACACGCCTGAGCATATTAAGGAAGCCGCCAAGCAAGCCCTTGACGAGAATTTTACTTATTATACCCCTGTAGCCGGTTATCCCGACTTACGCAAGGCCATTGTTCATAAGTTAAAAACAGAGAACGATTTGGATTACGATGCTAATGACATTGTAGTATCAACCGGCGCTAAGCAAGCCATTGCCAACGCAGTATTGTGTTTAGTTAACCCGGGCGAAGAGGTAATTATTCCAACGCCTTACTGGGTATCGTACTCTGAAGTGGTTAAACTGGCCGAAGGTAAAAGTGTATTTATAAATACCACGGTTGAGCAAAACTTTAAAATTACTCCGGAGCAATTGGAAGCGGCTATTACCGACCAAACCAAACTTTTCATGTTTTCGTCGCCGTCTAACCCTACCGGAAGTTTATACAGCAAAGAAGAATTAGCTGGTTTGGCTAAAGTTTTCGAACGCTATCCGCAGGTATATATCCTGTCTGACGAAATTTACGAGCACATCAATTATGTAGACAAACACGAGTCGATTGCACAGTTTGCCAGCATTAAAGACCGCGTGATTATTATCAACGGTTTTTCGAAAGCTTACGCCATGACCGGCTGGCGCATTGGCTACACTGCATCAAACAGAGAATTAGCTACGGCGTTTGATAAAATGCAAGGACAGATAACCTCGGGGACTTGTTCTATCGCCCAGCGTGCAGGCATCACTGCCTATATGGGTGGCCTAGATTCAGTATTACAGATGCGTGCCGAATTTAAAAAACGTCGTGATTTAGTGTATGGCCTGTTACAGGATGTTGAGGGCTTGAAGGTTAATTTGCCCGAAGGTGCTTTTTACTTCTTTCCGGATGTTACTGCATTTTTTGGCAAATCATTTAACGGCCGTACCATCAATGATGCAGATGCTTTGAGCTTATATTTATTAGAAGAAGGCCATGTAGCTGTGGTTGGCGGCGATTCTTTCGGTGATCCGAAATCAATCCGTATATCATATGCTGCAGCCGAAGACAAACTGATTGAAGCGGTAAAAAGAATTAAATATGCTTTAGGCCAATTGCAATAA
- a CDS encoding 3-oxoacyl-ACP synthase, with protein MSTLKEQLHQQCVNYVQQRMDAAQQAIAEAQQAANNDTKSSAGDKYETGREMAQQETNRNLTQLNEANKLMVALNRIGTVAQSITAEAGSIIKTNQGNFYLSISAGNIRVNNEAYVAISTASPVGLKLKGARIGDQFDFNGKRYLITEVL; from the coding sequence ATGAGTACTTTAAAAGAGCAATTACACCAACAGTGTGTTAACTACGTGCAGCAGCGTATGGACGCCGCACAGCAAGCTATTGCCGAGGCACAACAGGCGGCCAACAATGATACCAAAAGCAGTGCTGGCGATAAGTATGAAACTGGTCGCGAAATGGCTCAGCAAGAAACTAACCGCAACCTTACACAGTTAAACGAAGCCAACAAACTGATGGTGGCGCTAAATCGTATAGGTACAGTCGCGCAATCAATCACGGCCGAGGCCGGTAGCATTATTAAAACTAACCAAGGCAATTTCTATTTGTCTATTAGCGCAGGTAACATCCGGGTAAACAATGAGGCTTATGTTGCCATTTCTACCGCATCGCCTGTGGGGCTTAAACTTAAGGGCGCCCGTATTGGCGACCAATTCGATTTTAATGGTAAGCGCTATTTGATTACTGAAGTGCTATAG
- a CDS encoding YMGG-like glycine zipper-containing protein, whose translation MKKIFLLFGLILAVIVSSTDFTMAQRRKMSSQAKGALIGGAGGAIAGGLIGHGVKGALIGGAIGAGGGYVVGNEHRRNKAKRRAYYRSQNRSARYYSRRRHN comes from the coding sequence ATGAAAAAGATTTTTTTGTTATTCGGTTTGATACTTGCTGTAATAGTGTCTTCAACTGACTTTACGATGGCGCAACGCCGCAAAATGAGCTCACAAGCTAAAGGCGCATTAATTGGCGGCGCAGGTGGTGCTATTGCCGGTGGTTTAATTGGCCATGGTGTAAAAGGTGCTCTTATTGGTGGTGCCATTGGTGCCGGCGGCGGTTACGTTGTTGGTAATGAGCACCGTCGTAACAAAGCCAAAAGACGTGCCTATTACCGCTCTCAAAACCGAAGCGCCCGTTATTACAGCAGACGCCGTCATAACTAA
- a CDS encoding metallophosphoesterase yields the protein MEQKNITRIAAVGDIHVRETDHGKWADYFKEVSAKADVLLICGDLTDTGDEDEAQVLANELRACTIPVICVLGNHDYEKGRQKLIRQAVQNHNVHVLDGEAMVIGNVGFAGVKGFGGGFDRYLLTMFGEDANKAYVQESVDEALHLERALQKLDADPQVHKKIAVLHYSPIKATVVGEPEEIYPFLGSSRLAETLMRNNVLAAFHGHAHAGTLEGTINNTDIKVFNVAKPVLTKAGYQCPYYIFDV from the coding sequence ATGGAACAAAAAAATATAACCCGTATAGCAGCTGTCGGCGACATTCATGTACGCGAAACAGACCATGGTAAGTGGGCGGATTATTTTAAGGAAGTGTCTGCGAAGGCCGATGTGCTTTTAATTTGCGGCGACCTTACTGACACTGGCGATGAGGATGAAGCTCAGGTATTGGCTAATGAGTTGCGAGCATGCACTATACCGGTTATCTGTGTGTTGGGTAACCACGATTATGAAAAGGGACGTCAAAAACTCATCAGGCAGGCTGTGCAAAATCACAATGTGCATGTATTGGATGGCGAAGCTATGGTTATAGGCAATGTTGGCTTTGCAGGGGTTAAAGGTTTTGGAGGCGGTTTTGACCGCTATTTACTAACCATGTTTGGTGAGGATGCCAATAAGGCTTACGTACAAGAATCGGTTGATGAAGCACTGCATTTAGAACGGGCGCTGCAAAAATTGGATGCCGACCCTCAGGTACATAAAAAAATAGCTGTTTTACATTACTCACCTATTAAAGCAACCGTGGTTGGAGAGCCTGAAGAAATTTACCCCTTTTTGGGTTCATCAAGATTAGCCGAAACTCTGATGCGTAATAACGTACTGGCAGCTTTTCATGGTCATGCACATGCAGGTACGCTTGAGGGCACGATTAATAATACTGATATCAAGGTATTTAACGTAGCTAAACCAGTATTAACCAAAGCCGGCTATCAGTGCCCTTATTATATTTTTGATGTATAA
- a CDS encoding glycoside hydrolase family 15 protein has translation MKDAYEPIENYGVIGNLHTVALVSNAGSIDYLCLPRFDSPTVFGALLDKDKGGYFSITPQFTHASYKQIYLTDSAILVTRFFADEGIAEITDFMPIVDDNGVLTIVRKVTAIRGDTNFNLVCRPRFNYAETPHNILSTDENRIVFKADDGQELHLWSDVKLVSDKQDVDEMFLLQQGQTACFVLQNSIDDSGFKTDFHHYCLNCYNKTYDFWKKWTSQCTFTGRWEETVRRSAITLKLLTSRIYGSVMAAATFALPETLGGIRNWDYRYSWVRDASFTMYVLLRLGFIEDAESYMKWVETNCIADDMHLMYTMDGKHPSTETELTQFAGYKDSKPVLIGNNAFGQKQMDIYGELIDTIYLFNKYDGQITFEFWQMISKQIDFVCEHWQDPDHGLWEIRGDKRAFLHSRLMCWVALDRGIKIGESRSFPFPRERWYDMRDKIYLNIYNDFWNPEKEAYVQYLGGETMDASVLLMPLVRFITPTDPRWLKTLEAVERELKLDVLIYRYRNSELNIDGLGGEEEGTFTMCSFWYAECLAKAGNLDKANEVYAKILGYGSPLRLYSEQLSKRGQQLGNFPQAFTHLSLISAALALNKYNDDN, from the coding sequence ATGAAAGATGCCTATGAACCAATTGAGAACTACGGCGTTATAGGTAATCTTCATACCGTAGCACTGGTATCTAATGCCGGTTCTATTGATTACTTATGTTTGCCTCGTTTTGATTCGCCTACCGTTTTTGGCGCCCTGTTAGATAAGGACAAGGGAGGATATTTCTCCATTACTCCGCAGTTTACACACGCGAGTTACAAACAGATTTATCTTACCGACTCGGCCATATTGGTTACCCGGTTTTTTGCTGACGAAGGCATAGCGGAGATTACCGACTTTATGCCTATTGTTGATGATAACGGCGTGCTTACCATTGTACGCAAAGTTACTGCTATACGCGGCGATACTAATTTTAACCTGGTATGCCGGCCCCGTTTTAATTATGCCGAAACACCGCACAACATTTTAAGTACTGACGAAAACCGCATTGTATTTAAAGCAGATGATGGTCAGGAACTACACTTATGGTCTGATGTTAAGCTGGTATCGGACAAGCAGGACGTAGACGAAATGTTTTTACTACAGCAGGGACAAACCGCCTGCTTTGTGTTGCAAAACAGCATTGACGACAGTGGCTTTAAGACAGATTTTCATCATTATTGTCTTAACTGCTATAACAAAACTTATGATTTCTGGAAGAAATGGACCAGCCAGTGCACCTTTACAGGGCGTTGGGAAGAAACGGTAAGGCGGTCGGCCATTACGCTAAAGCTGCTTACCTCGCGTATTTACGGATCGGTAATGGCAGCAGCTACCTTCGCCCTGCCCGAAACCTTGGGCGGTATACGCAATTGGGATTACCGGTACTCATGGGTGCGTGATGCATCGTTTACCATGTATGTACTGCTCAGACTGGGCTTTATTGAGGATGCCGAAAGCTATATGAAGTGGGTAGAAACTAATTGTATAGCCGATGATATGCACCTGATGTATACTATGGACGGTAAGCACCCCAGTACAGAAACGGAACTGACGCAGTTTGCAGGATACAAAGACTCAAAGCCTGTACTTATTGGCAATAATGCCTTTGGGCAAAAGCAGATGGATATTTATGGGGAGCTGATTGATACCATTTATTTATTTAATAAATACGATGGGCAGATCACCTTTGAATTTTGGCAAATGATTAGCAAGCAAATTGATTTTGTTTGTGAGCACTGGCAAGATCCTGACCACGGTTTATGGGAAATAAGAGGTGATAAACGTGCCTTTTTACATTCCCGGTTGATGTGTTGGGTGGCTTTAGATCGTGGTATTAAAATAGGCGAGTCGCGCTCTTTTCCATTTCCGCGCGAACGCTGGTATGATATGCGCGACAAAATTTATCTAAACATTTACAACGATTTTTGGAACCCTGAAAAGGAAGCTTATGTGCAATACTTGGGTGGGGAAACGATGGATGCCTCAGTACTGCTGATGCCGTTGGTGCGGTTTATTACACCTACAGATCCGCGATGGCTTAAAACACTGGAAGCCGTTGAGCGCGAACTGAAACTGGATGTGCTGATTTACCGTTACCGAAATAGTGAGCTGAATATTGACGGCCTTGGCGGCGAAGAAGAAGGTACTTTTACAATGTGCTCATTTTGGTATGCCGAATGTTTGGCTAAAGCCGGTAATCTGGATAAAGCTAATGAGGTTTACGCCAAGATATTAGGATACGGAAGCCCGTTGAGATTATACTCTGAACAATTGAGTAAGCGCGGGCAGCAGTTAGGTAATTTTCCGCAGGCATTTACGCATTTAAGTTTAATTAGTGCGGCATTAGCCTTAAATAAGTACAACGACGATAATTAA
- a CDS encoding nucleotidyltransferase, whose protein sequence is MRINEDENAIAFYQEALDHLKDSGIEFLLGGAFAIFHYSGIYRDTKDLDVYCRSVDCPRILKYFNDRGYETQFTDARWLAKIFKGDYFIDVIFDTVNNICKVDDTWFQRAEDASFFDRDLKLLSPEELIWSKIYVQNRERYDGADINHLLVQVGAELDWRHLLFRLDQHWQLLLSQIIIFQFVYPADYQHIVPRWLYDELLRRAAEQFDLPSPEEKVCRGPMIDQTQYSVDIKDWNYKSYTIKTV, encoded by the coding sequence ATGAGAATAAACGAGGATGAAAATGCCATTGCCTTTTATCAGGAGGCGCTTGATCATTTAAAAGATAGTGGTATCGAATTTTTATTGGGAGGGGCTTTTGCCATATTTCATTACAGCGGCATCTACCGCGATACCAAAGACCTGGATGTTTACTGCCGGTCGGTTGACTGCCCGCGCATACTGAAGTACTTTAACGACCGTGGTTACGAAACCCAGTTTACTGACGCCCGCTGGCTGGCTAAAATATTTAAAGGCGATTATTTTATTGATGTGATTTTTGATACGGTTAACAATATCTGCAAAGTTGACGACACGTGGTTTCAGCGCGCCGAAGATGCCAGTTTTTTTGACCGCGATTTAAAACTGCTATCGCCCGAAGAATTAATATGGAGCAAAATTTATGTACAAAACCGCGAACGCTATGACGGTGCTGATATTAACCACCTGCTGGTACAAGTAGGTGCCGAATTAGACTGGCGCCACCTGCTATTTAGGTTAGACCAGCATTGGCAGTTACTACTGTCGCAAATCATCATTTTTCAGTTTGTTTACCCTGCCGACTACCAGCACATTGTACCGCGCTGGCTGTACGATGAATTACTGCGCCGGGCTGCCGAGCAGTTTGACCTCCCCTCGCCCGAAGAAAAAGTTTGCCGTGGCCCAATGATTGACCAAACCCAGTATAGTGTTGATATTAAAGACTGGAATTATAAATCGTATACCATAAAAACAGTTTAA
- a CDS encoding NUDIX domain-containing protein: MSTIQILNRETLSDKKYPLKNFTYLKPDAEGNMKEQKTEVYYRPDAAAILLYDKEKQKLLLTKQFRLPTYLNGNESGYLTEACAGLIDDGETPEQTVIREAKEELGVDISNIDKVGAVYTSGGGITEYLHLFIAAYDSLAFKPTMGGLAAEGEIIEPFELNFAEAKTKLKNGELNDAKTVMLLQYYFLFC; encoded by the coding sequence ATGTCAACTATCCAGATTTTAAATCGCGAAACTTTATCAGACAAAAAGTACCCGCTTAAAAATTTCACTTATCTTAAGCCAGATGCCGAGGGTAACATGAAAGAGCAGAAGACCGAGGTATATTATCGCCCGGATGCTGCTGCCATTTTACTATACGATAAAGAGAAGCAAAAATTACTGTTGACTAAACAGTTTAGGTTACCAACTTACTTAAACGGAAATGAATCGGGCTATCTTACTGAGGCTTGCGCCGGTTTAATTGACGATGGCGAGACACCTGAACAAACCGTTATTAGAGAAGCTAAAGAAGAATTAGGTGTTGATATCAGTAACATCGATAAAGTAGGCGCCGTATACACATCGGGAGGTGGTATCACTGAATATTTACACTTGTTTATAGCAGCCTATGATTCTTTGGCATTTAAACCCACAATGGGCGGATTAGCTGCTGAAGGTGAAATTATAGAACCTTTTGAGCTAAATTTTGCTGAAGCTAAAACAAAGTTAAAAAACGGAGAGTTAAATGATGCAAAAACTGTCATGCTATTGCAATATTACTTTTTGTTTTGTTAA
- a CDS encoding BamA/TamA family outer membrane protein, whose product MVSTFKQTQIDTVGQKDLIDVFKVFFKSNKTSTKVNTQEGKVYFSFLPTASTLPDGGGKMFITSTTAGFYLGDQQTTNLSSFTFTPYFNFKGRFGLPLRSSIWFNNNQWYLAGDTRLMVYPQDTWGLGGNQPEESRMRVDYRYIRFYQSLYRRIKSYLFAGIGYNLDYHMRIKGNYANNDLQDVSGYAFGTDYGQNSLSSGITFNLLYDTRNNSINPLPGCYANLIYRINTPVLGSNRTWTSVYADMRKYISLNPGKPAQQNTLALWTYFWSTLDRGAPYLSLPSVGWDLYNRSGRGMEQNRYRGQSLWYTEAEYRRSITRNGLIGFVLFANLTSVNEPDTRQFNYFHPAGGGGLRIKINKASNTNIAIDYGFSKGYSSIRLNLGEAF is encoded by the coding sequence ATGGTATCTACATTTAAACAAACGCAGATTGATACCGTTGGCCAAAAAGATTTGATTGATGTTTTTAAGGTATTTTTTAAGTCCAACAAAACATCAACAAAGGTTAATACACAAGAAGGTAAAGTTTATTTTTCTTTTCTTCCTACTGCCTCTACTCTGCCTGATGGAGGTGGAAAGATGTTTATTACCTCTACTACAGCTGGTTTTTATTTGGGCGACCAGCAAACTACCAATCTATCAAGCTTTACTTTCACCCCTTACTTTAACTTTAAAGGCCGTTTTGGCTTACCACTGCGCTCGAGCATATGGTTTAATAACAATCAATGGTATTTAGCGGGCGATACCCGGCTGATGGTTTACCCGCAAGACACCTGGGGATTGGGCGGTAATCAGCCTGAAGAAAGCCGTATGCGGGTAGATTACCGGTACATTAGGTTTTATCAAAGCTTGTACCGACGTATTAAATCATACCTTTTTGCCGGTATTGGTTACAACCTTGATTATCATATGCGCATTAAAGGTAATTATGCTAATAACGACCTACAAGACGTATCGGGCTATGCTTTTGGTACCGACTATGGTCAAAACTCCTTATCGTCTGGCATTACTTTCAATTTACTTTACGATACCCGTAATAATTCGATTAACCCTTTGCCTGGTTGCTACGCCAATTTAATTTATCGAATTAATACGCCGGTGTTAGGCAGTAACCGTACCTGGACATCTGTTTATGCGGATATGCGTAAGTATATTTCACTTAATCCAGGTAAACCGGCACAGCAAAATACCCTTGCACTATGGACTTATTTTTGGAGTACTTTAGACCGTGGCGCACCTTACTTAAGCCTGCCCAGCGTGGGTTGGGATTTGTATAACCGCTCGGGCCGGGGCATGGAACAGAACCGCTACCGTGGACAAAGCCTCTGGTATACCGAAGCCGAATACCGGCGCAGTATTACCCGCAACGGCTTAATCGGGTTTGTGCTGTTTGCTAATTTAACTTCGGTAAATGAACCCGATACCCGGCAGTTTAATTATTTTCATCCGGCGGGTGGCGGTGGTTTACGCATAAAAATCAATAAAGCATCCAACACCAACATCGCTATTGATTATGGCTTTAGCAAGGGCTACTCATCTATCAGGCTTAACCTAGGTGAAGCATTTTAA